Proteins encoded within one genomic window of Anopheles gambiae chromosome 3, idAnoGambNW_F1_1, whole genome shotgun sequence:
- the LOC1271180 gene encoding uncharacterized protein LOC1271180, whose product MIALRTVCQLARVGPFTRPITTGVVRQAEAAAASAGGSSAKLTIPVPEGTDKPADPKLAAIVDSIATLNLLEVSELSALLKRKLNLPDTAMMPAGFGAFAGGPAPGAAAAADEEEAAPKVVKTTFKVKLVKFDEKQKVALIKEVKNLLEGMNLVQAKKFVESAPTVVKEDIPKEEAEKLKEAFTKVGAVIEIE is encoded by the coding sequence ATGATTGCCCTAAGGACGGTGTGCCAGCTAGCCCGCGTCGGTCCGTTCACGCGCCCCATCACGACCGGCGTCGTGCGACAGGCGGAAGCCGCGGCTGCTTCGGCCGGAGGATCATCGGCAAAGCTCACGATACCGGTGCCGGAGGGAACGGACAAGCCGGCCGATCCGAAGCTCGCGGCCATCGTCGACAGCATCGCCACGCTGAACCTGCTGGAGGTGTCCGAGCTGAGTGCGCTGCTGAAGCGCAAGCTGAACCTGCCCGACACCGCCATGATGCCGGCCGGGTTCGGTGCGTTCGCGGGCGGCCCGGCACCgggggcggcggcagcggccgaCGAGGAGGAAGCCGCCCCGAAGGTGGTGAAGACGACGTTCAAGGTGAAGCTGGTCAAGTTCGACGAGAAGCAGAAGGTGGCCCTGATCAAGGAGGTGAAGAACCTGCTCGAGGGCATGAATCTGGTGCAGGCGAAGAAGTTCGTCGAGAGTGCGCCGACCGTCGTGAAGGAGGACATACCGAAGGAGGAGGCGGAAAAGCTAAAGGAAGCGTTCACGAAGGTGGGAGCGGTAATCGAGATTGAGTAG
- the LOC1271181 gene encoding eukaryotic translation initiation factor 3 subunit K, producing MVHYVKMEDGKVMPIQEMLKSIERYNPEHLKVIEAYVEEQARENQYDLEANLACLKLYQFNPHLLNLDITYIILLKALTNFPHTDFVLCKCLLLPAQMNDETVKEIIYLADILEKCDFSLFWSRLAKHPENYQKISGFHDSIRKFVCHVVGITFQTIERGYLMQLLGNVEEKVLLSWLKRYGWKEEGGLVTIATQEDNIKTKHITEKIEFDNLAPLMANCL from the exons ATGGTGCATTACGTGAAAATGGAGGACGGCAAGGTGATGCCGATCCAGGAAATGCTGAAAAGCATCGAACG ATACAACCCGGAACATCTGAAAGTGATCGAAGCGTACGTCGAGGAGCAGGCCCGGGAAAACCAGTACGATCTCGAGGCTAACCTGGCCTGCCTGAAGCTGTACCAGTTCAATCCGCACCTGCTCAACCTGGACATTACGTACATCATCCTGCTGAAGGCGCTCACCAACTTCCCGCACACCGACTTCGTGCTGTGCaagtgtttgctgctgcccgcCCAGATGAACGACGAAACGGTGAAGGAAATCATCTACCTGGCGGACATACTGGAAAAGTGTGACTTTTCGCTGTTCTGGTCGCGGCTCGCCAAGCACCCGGAGAACTATCAGAAGATCAGCGGCTTCCACGATTCGATCCGCAAGTTCGTATGTCACGTCGTCGGCATCACCTTCCAGACGATCGAGCGCGGCTACCTGATGCAGCTGCTGGGCAACGTGGAGGAGAAGGTGCTGCTGTCCTGGCTGAAGCGGTACGGCTGGAAGGAGGAGGGCGGACTGGTCACGATCGCCACCCAGGAGGACAACATCAAGACGAAGCACATTACCGAGAAGATCGAGTTCGACAATCTGGCACCGCTGATGGCCAACTGCCTGTAA